One stretch of Mangifera indica cultivar Alphonso chromosome 9, CATAS_Mindica_2.1, whole genome shotgun sequence DNA includes these proteins:
- the LOC123226396 gene encoding oleosin 1-like has product MAEHYQPHHQSQLYQSQHHNPQQPRSHLVVKTATAVTAGGSFLLLSGLTLVGTVIALAIATPLFVIFSPVLVPAVITVALLTMGFLASGGFGVAAITVLSWIYRYVTGKHPPGTDQLDYARNKLTAKAREMKDKVDQYGQQHTGSEPHQSP; this is encoded by the exons ATGGCTGAACATTACCAACCGCATCACCAAAGTCAGCTTTATCAATCGCAGCACCACAACCCACAACAACCTCGGTCCCACCTGGTTGTGAAGACCGCCACTGCTGTCACCGCCGGTGGCTCTTTTTTGCTTCTTTCTGGTTTGACTCTTGTTGGTACGGTCATTGCACTCGCCATTGCCACTCCACTCTTCGTCATATTCAGTCCCGTTCTTGTCCCTGCGGTCATTACAGTGGCTCTTTTGACCATGGGCTTCCTCGCCTCCGGTGGTTTCGGTGTAGCAGCTATCACTGTTTTGTCATGGATCTACAG GTATGTTACTGGGAAGCACCCACCTGGGACCGATCAACTTGATTATGCACGCAATAAACTGACTGCTAAAGCTCGAGAAATGAAAGACAAGGTTGATCAATATGGACAGCAGCACACGGGGTCGGAGCCGCATCAGAGCCCCTAA
- the LOC123226535 gene encoding zinc finger CCCH domain-containing protein 54-like — MWKVVNPSFYDFTDHPFGGLSLNPRQYQDALDEAIYGSDEFRMYAYKIKRCIRTRSHDWTDCPYAHEGEKAQRRDPRKVPYCAIACPTFRNGKCPRGDTCEFAHGVFEYWLHPARYRTRACNAGRFCQRKVCFFAHTRNQLRPEAKHKRHFAFKEKINGRDRFMGFGRGKHTTSASIVESSGSPSTAKTGDKYCFEEISEILKSLRGLKISEEEGKSTSRGVGIEVSDFPNIEWISDLVR, encoded by the coding sequence ATGTGGAAAGTTGTGAATCCTAGTTTCTACGATTTCACAGATCACCCATTTGGGGGCTTATCTCTAAACCCTAGGCAATACCAAGATGCCCTCGACGAAGCGATCTACGGCTCCGATGAGTTCCGCATGTATGCGTACAAGATCAAACGGTGCATAAGAACCCGCAGTCACGACTGGACCGACTGTCCCTACGCCCACGAAGGCGAGAAAGCTCAGCGCCGGGACCCACGCAAGGTGCCCTACTGTGCTATCGCTTGCCCCACGTTTCGAAACGGAAAGTGCCCGAGAGGCGACACGTGTGAGTTCGCTCACGGCGTTTTCGAATACTGGCTCCACCCGGCTCGATACCGTACACGTGCATGCAATGCGGGGCGGTTTTGTCAACGGAAGGTCTGTTTCTTTGCGCACACCCGTAATCAACTCCGCCCCGAGGCCAAACACAAGCGCCATTTTGCTTTCAAGGAAAAAATCAATGGTAGAGATCGTTTCATGGGATTTGGTCGAGGAAAGCATACCACCTCAGCTTCTATCGTTGAGTCGTCAGGTTCTCCGTCGACGGCGAAGACTGGGGACAAATACTGTTTTGAAGAGATTTCGGAAATTTTGAAGAGTTTGAGGGGATTAAAGATTAGTGAGGAAGAAGGGAAGAGTACTAGTCGAGGAGTTGGAATTGAAGTTTCGGATTTTCCGAATATTGAATGGATTTCAGACTTGGTGCGGTAA